Proteins from a single region of Coregonus clupeaformis isolate EN_2021a chromosome 19, ASM2061545v1, whole genome shotgun sequence:
- the c19h11orf16 gene encoding uncharacterized protein C11orf16 homolog, whose protein sequence is MASVSQSPDEPHSRLLPLFMGLRYRNVSFVLDTSEAMSTALGSVKRLLIQTLLNKASLRDSLFNIIGFSYKVTRWSEHMVPCAPDTVYEALSWIHSLSSSPGRDLLAALSTAFSDPACHAVHLVTTDLPDHPEELLRALPTMAGKRPVHVFHLSLSNPSSSSSLDGRTQDFMQCLTHATRGSCYVLPVGMDGAVEQVIPLYTAESQPSVPTCSPVKSCSQSTSVVPLQPLLPFSPLRCMLGNPFCPVSSCVLSGRALSLCSTEFLPGCRVLARRELDGLYYLGTVMQLVQGRRGVYVVEFDRPGTRRPEAGDGHAMRMSQQQQQQLVCSPDMLNHTQAHTHCLVSGDAVLSPWEPDLRRYGPGRVVSGMEIRDSLTAESGKGLQVLLWNGRLMQVPGDLAVWIPASQHERIVRELQRIPLPPCCNDNLLHVHSAMWAPYLYGTGTQCCPSAGGPCHCPIMQPWWPLRVPPTHVHGLKEREGLEREKRQERAELEQKVDLQLGELKETKEVEPETSSSSSSSSLSVDEEAGAIGEKSVSPLASTEPSPLDKLGPEHSRPAWRYWRRSAPEPQHRQPEKAPRGKFQSTKICYPDVEISGSPNHSSMFQPLPGCERRRVTIRDAFGLTDSRPRPKTRLQLTPGNTVTGCLYMMDLSIEYESSGVLKRPHQ, encoded by the exons ATGGCGTCTGTCTCCCAGTCACCTGATGAGCCTCACAGCAGGCTCCTTCCATTGTTCATGGGCCTGAGGTACAGGAATGTGTCCTTTGTTTTGGACACCTCAGAGGCCATGAGCACTGCTCTGGGGTCAGTGAAGCGCCTGCTCATCCAGACCCTGCTGAACAAGGCATCCCTCAGAGACTCGCTCTTCAACATCATAGGCTTCTCATACAAG GTAACCCGTTGGTCTGAGCACATGGTGCCCTGTGCTCCGGACACTGTCTACGAGGCTCTATCCTGGATCCACTCCCTCAGCTCCAGCCCAGGTAGGGACCTCCTGGCTGCCCTGAGTACAGCCTTCAGCGACCCAGCCTGCCACGCCGTCCACCTGGTCACCACCGATCTCCCTGACCACCCAGAGGAACTCCTTCGGGCCCTGCCAACAATGGCAGGGAAGAGGCCAGTACATGTGTTCCACCTGTCGCTATCTAaccccagcagcagcagctctcTGGACGGCAGGACTCAGGACTTCATGCAGTGTCTGACTCATGCCACAAGAGGGAGCTGTTATGTTCTCCCAGTCGGGATGGATGGGGCAGTAGAGCAG GTGATTCCATTGTACACTGCTGAGAGCCAGCCCTCAGTGCCGACCTGTTCTCCAGTGAAGTCCTGCAGTCAGTCCACCTCTGTTGTTCCACTGCAGCCTTTACTGCCCTTTTCTCCTCTCAG GTGTATGCTTGGTAATCCCTTCTGTCCAGTCAGTAGCTGTGTGTTGTCAGGGAGGGCCCTGTCCCTGTGCAGCACAGAGTTTCTCCCAGGCTGCCGTGTGTTGGCCAGGAGGGAGCTGGATGGCCTTTACTATCTGGGCACTGTAATGCAGCTAGTCCAG GGTCGAAGAGGAGTGTACGTGGTTGAGTTTGACAGGCCGGGGACGAGGAGACCCGAAGCGGGAGACGGTCACGCTATGAGGATGtcccagcaacagcagcagcagctagtCTGCTCTCCAGACATGCTGAACCACACTCAGGcccacacacactgtctggtCTCTGGGGACGCAGTGTTGTCCCCGTGGGAACCTGACCTGAGGAGATACGGTCCGGGGAGAGTGGTCTCCGGAATGGAGATACGAGATTCACTAACAG CAGAGAGTGGGAAGGGGCTCCAGGTGCTATTGTGGAATGGTAGGCTGATGCAGGTGCCTGGGGATCTAGCTGTGTGGATCCCTGCATCTCAGCATGAGCGGATCGTCAGGGAGCTCCAGCGAATTCCTCTGCCGCCATGCTGCAATGACAATTTGCTCCACGTCCACAGCGCCATGTGGGCTCCCTATCTGTACGGCACTGGAACACAGTGCTGTCCATCAGCAGGTGGACCATGCCATTGTCCAATCATGCAGCCATGGTGGCCACTGAGAGTTCCGCCTACTCATGTGCATGGcctgaaggagagggaggggctaGAGAGGGAGAAGCGGCAAGAGAGGGCAGAGCTGGAGCAGAAGGTGGACCTCCAGTTGGGAGAGCTCAAGGAAACTAAAGAGGTTGAACCTGAGACATCATCTTCGTCCTCTTCTTCATCCCTGTCGGTGGATGAGGAAGCAGGGGCCATAGGGGAAAAGTCTGTCAGCCCATTGGCCAGCACAGAGCCCTCTCCCCTGGACAAGCTGGGGCCAGAACACAGCCGACCCGCCTGGAGGTACTGGAGAAGAAGCGCTCCTGAGCCACAGCACAGACAGCCAG AGAAAGCACCAAGGGGAAAATTCCAGTCTACAAAAATCTGCTACCCTGACGTCGAGATCAGTGGCTCACCCAATCACAGCTCCATGTTTCAGCCACTTCCTGGttgtgagaggaggagggtgacCATCAGGGATGCGTTTGGCCTGACAGACTCCAGACCTCGTCCAAAAACGAGACTCCAGTTAACCCCTGGCAACACGGTCACAGGGTGTTTATACATGATGGATTTGTCTATAGAATATGAATCTTCTGGAGTCTTAAAACGCCCACACCAGTAG